A single Euwallacea similis isolate ESF13 chromosome 1, ESF131.1, whole genome shotgun sequence DNA region contains:
- the sev gene encoding proto-oncogene tyrosine-protein kinase ROS isoform X1, which translates to MMVETYFLVISLVISSTLGAIDYATIEREVEAQCVQHCPLQNHTDSGRLDYTCEYDCNISQCNKGCSLWMVALSSSCQKACNGTSDRLSQRELYCVIGCNEAIGKYFGQIRTLMGVPSAPALVDNSLKATSLKLEWRFLEASKARLTFHPQWKYEEIAASWQYCRNASWDPYANHFHIQGLQPYTKYRFRVALSLGHQSHGDEPIYSDQSVVIATLAEGIPASPPANVRVALVDAHSVSVTWEPGPFPHGPLLSYVLKITELGASGGQSLARTEVKDVPSTNTYHVVRNLHPNRNYSISVQMRNNNGTGPASSVKVTTPKEPQISENQQPILILGTQHAIFELESLFGDSLHLFHSDNTTIEGIGIHIGKKLLFLSDANGYVWRIPIEQETQNYSAVLTSDQLDFMPLDISVDWINNQLYILGEMKVRKKPKMYLIKRCFLDGSSLTVAYAGLIKRPIAMEIDPCNGYLFWAIRDYSDLGGIYRLDLSDISNGIKHEKTAAKILNATDVGTFIVDYPNFRLFVPDQRKNTILAVSVDGNNVKDIRENVVKPKLENVLSLGTANQKFYWTDGSTVYNEEYHKGRNEYFHNKISHLGKTQYKKILINLNSTQPWPKPLNPPTNLQAIFGTTIAKAKWLPPHLFALQGKGSFQNWSYELSIQDLTSNATATYKTNYPSFSFRNLTPNTEYLMKVLAYTKSGKGTWSTEFKGSTLSQAKKPAIIWSGTEGLFKSDVAMESIETLIHKSRMRNIGFTGMTWYRDQIYMVTNSSQLYWYNLTSRKQGRLTDVDSVGSIAVDWIGKKLYWSNLKQQLIIRSNLNGSRQEPLPILTLAKEIRIDSVNGYLYWAREYDVECVHLNGDDKTDYDHLEPFSGKQVMGITLDFDAHQIYWIVRGSDGSHLFRAPMQGPDSRPNRNFSNVKVTLPPRPNVQGPLSYFSNRLLWLQDERNAVVSDMEGKYLATISGKSIAGLNLVYVVDEGIQVLVNSTSGRLPNVTPDCVKNDSVKAIGSSDSFSIMWEAVKNVNYGSVFYEVQFDGLPAHNSTVITREPSVKYWKKVSPYSRLNVTIRAYTYWASSSRIRAVIHSPPSTPSVPTSTRAYVIYDHNNSLQGKSYFSISFRWNAPLYPNGILNGYKLRCWYIENGTEIDLHRDVEIPANATEYVIFELTEPRVYFFEIQAYTKMGTGTLSAPISVNSSRENPIPVMLLASSDSIYLKDADNGRSSVLISNINTPLNLAYLLRENKLFWINEMQELLLYHLNSSNKTKLVDLKGKPKGLALDWLERSLYYVEGINETAGSVIRKLNLNYFLSERKVGAFKEEEIYVTENDVKNIEVSPYSRRIYWLENIEDSRFKMMQRNMDEGDVSIFEVSQCNCDSPECFIKSFTLDHTIISDYQPAFILSLSSGDKAAFDGVNCDQVLESNSIYFPSHLDEDFKINDMKTYGKYIQPYPETECLSPKQMPSYHATITKKSYDYLSLKMSPVEFQKNCPNTSVPTTIFSLKYYEELRESATKKFLNTFEESLQLTDLKPFTRYVIEAAVSNYFSKKEDVVFGEKLVVRTSPGAPSKPRDISASVLHPTLALVNWLPPEQLNGEIVHYEIHWLTEGSLSGVRQKGEQPVSDVKTINHDSQKLTTLLPKLSPNQTYTVWIRAYSETNETSSDSDRVQITTYPEPAVFELVNKTSQTLYLSWEITSHIQEYKVEYAPITSTNKWKPVAAGEDRDSFVAIVAENLKPKTQYKFRLSLLYEQYLEWYVWPSDSRFTFETLGDRPSPPSAPGIQFFSANVYKVVWEAPQDNGAPIELYSLECLAIRFYRNRRSAENRTAWSYSAPSIEEETFEWVQVYNGTDNSWIITDLNSEHKYSFRVSALNSYGWSEPSQESTEFDISEAERLSQKNPMNLIFIATLLPISICIIIVICFGYVSYSRRCRKQKKVDEVITIQRGPDVELATLRELPRRGVHSTNILYVSSAINGDDITMLPHIRRDQITLTKFLGSGAFGEVFEGKAKGLSVGAVAVKTLKKGASEQEKTEFLQEAQLMSHFKHEHILQLLGVCLDNDPQFIIMELMEGGDLLTYLRDSRGGLNNKPALALIDLLKMCLDVTRGCRYLEEMHFVHRDLACRNCLVSSIEGENRIVKIGDFGLARDIYKNDYYRKEGEGLLPVRWMAPESLLDGVFTCQSDVWAFGVLLWEIMTLGQQPYQARSNLEVLHYVRGGGRLGKPTDCPDDLYSLMLKCWAFEADKRPTFKHCLEVLDRAHRDHLHQATTGAHSQYVSTVPDLFDGISNDAYFLDENQNSSGTSWRAENEEDMDREEIPFLTAGGAKEIPKYLELLYEPQNESELENDGYEVPNDMMRQKELSISESQVDCDNGGSLNKRSYSNVQL; encoded by the exons TGCAACAAGGGTTGTTCCTTGTGGATGGTGGCTCTTTCCTCCTCATGCCAAAAAGCTTGC AATGGAACCTCTGATCGGCTCAGCCAACGAGAACTTTATTGCGTTATCGGATGCAACGAAGCCATTGGCAAGTACTTTGGACAAATACGGACTTTAATGGGTGTACCATCAGCCCCTGCCCTCGTGGATAACTCCCTGAAGGCCACTTCGTTAAAGCTGGAATGGag gTTTCTTGAAGCTTCCAAAGCAAGACTGACTTTCCACCCTCAATGGAAATACGAGGAGATTGCGGCTTCTTGGCAGTATTGCCGTAATGCGTCTTGGGATCCTTATGCTAACCATTTCCATATTCAAGGCTTGCAGCCCTACACAAAATACCGC TTTAGGGTGGCTCTAAGTTTGGGTCATCAGAGTCACGGAGATGAGCCGATTTACTCAGACCAGAGCGTGGTGATTGCCACCCTGGCGGAAGGTATTCCAGCCTCACCACCTGCAAATGTGCGGGTTGCCCTTGTGGACGCCCATTCGGTTAGCGTTACGTGGGAACCAGGTCCCTTTCCTCATGGCCCTCTCCTCTCCTATGTGCTCAAGATCACCGAACTGGGAGCTTCGGGAGGGCAGAGTTTGGCCCGCACCGAAGTTAAG gatgtgccTTCAACAAATACGTATCATGTGGTGCGTAACTTACATCCCAATCGCAACTATTCGATTTCGGTTCAGATGAGGAACAACAACGGAACAGGCCCTGCGAGTAGTGTTAAGGTGACCACGCCTAAAGAACCTCAAA TTTCCGAGAACCAGCAGCCGATTCTGATATTAGGGACGCAGCACGCCATATTTGAGTTGGAATCTTTATTTGGGGATAGCTTGCATCTATTTCATTCCGACAATACTACTATAGAAG gTATAGGGATTCATATCGGTAAGAAGTTACTATTTCTCTCTGATGCCAATGGGTATGTGTGGAGAATCCCCATAGAGCAAGAAACGCAGAATTACTCTGCAGTATTGACATCCGACCAGCTTGATTTCATGCCTTTGGATATTTCCGTGGACTGGATTAACAATCAACTATATATTTTAGGAGAAATGAAAGTTCGAAAAAAACCTAAGATGTATCTCATTAAAAG GTGCTTTTTGGATGGTAGCTCTTTGACTGTCGCATATGCAGGTCTTATAAAGCGACCAATTGCCATGGAAATTGACCCCTGCAATGGTTACCTGTTTTGGGCCATCCGAGATTACAGCGATTTAGGCGGAATTTATCGACTAGATCTTTCGGACATTAGCAACGGAATTAAACACGAAAAAACTGCAGCAAAGATCTTAAATGCAACCGATGTGGGTACCTTTATCGTGGATTATCCCAACTTCAGACTGTTTGTCCCTGACCAGAGGAAAAACACTATTTTGGCAGTGTCAGTGGATGG CAATAACGTCAAAGATATCCGTGAAAACGTGGTGAAACCCAAATTGGAGAATGTACTCTCATTGGGTACTgcaaatcaaaagttttactgGACAGATGGCAGTACTGTTTACAACGAAGAATACCACAAAGGCCGGAATGAGTACttccataataaaatatcccaCTTGGGGAAAActcaatacaaaaaaatcctCATTAACTTGAACAGCACTCAACCGTGGCCAAAACCCTTAAACCCTCCTACCAATTTGCAGGCAATTTTCGGAACTACCATAGCTAAAGCCAAGTGGTTACCACCACATTTGTTCGCCCTGCAGG GTAAAGGCTCTTTCCAGAACTGGTCTTATGAGCTATCAATTCAAGACTTAACCTCCAACGCGACAGCCACCTACAAAACTAACTATCCATCGTTCAGCTTCCGTAACCTCACTCCAAATACTGAGTATTTGATGAAAGTACTGGCCTACACTAAATCGGGGAAAGGTACTTGGTCTACAGAGTTCAAGGGAAGCACTTTGAGCCAGGCAAAGAAACCTGCGATTATTTGGTCGGGAACTGAGGGATTGTTTAAATCTGATGTTGCCATGGAGAGCATTGAGACGTTGATTCATAAAAGCAGGATGAGGAATATAGGATTTACCGGAATGACTTGGTATCGGGATCAGATTTACATG GTAACTAACAGCAGTCAGCTGTATTGGTACAATCTAACTTCGCGCAAGCAGGGCAGACTAACAGATGTGGATTCTGTGGGTAGTATTGCAGTGGACTGGATCGGGAAAAAACTCTATTGGTCAAATCTAAAGCAACAGCTG ATCATCCGCAGCAACTTGAACGGTAGCAGACAGGAACCTTTACCAATTTTGACGTTAGCGAAAGAGATTCGCATCGATTCAGTTAACGGTTATCTGTATTGGGCAAGAGAATACGATGTTGAATGTGTGCATTTAAATGGAGATGATAAGACTGATTATGATCACCTGGAGCCATTTTCTGGGAAACAAG TGATGGGCATAACCCTAGACTTCGATGCCCACCAAATCTACTGGATAGTCCGAGGCTCGGACGGCTCTCACCTATTCCGGGCTCCGATGCAAGGGCCAGACAGCAGACCCAATCGCAATTTCAGCAATGTGAAAGTTACCCTACCTCCTAGACCTAACGTACAGGGACCCCTTTCCTATTTCAGTAATCGCTTGTTGTGGCTGCAAGACGAAAGAAACGCCGTCGTTAGTGATATGGAAGGGAAATACTTAGCTACAATCAGTGGAAAGTCTATTGCCGgtttaaatttggtttatgTGGTGGATGAGGGAATACAAGTTTTAG tTAATAGTACCAGCGGACGCTTGCCTAATGTGACTCCCGACTGCGTGAAAAATGACTCAGTAAAAGCCATTGGGTCTTCAGATTCTTTCAGTATTATGTGGGAAGCAGTCAAGAATGTGAATTACGGTAGTGTCTTCTATGAAGTCCAATTCGACGGCTTGCCAGCTCACAATTCAACT GTGATTACTCGCGAACCTTCGgtgaaatattggaaaaaagtctCTCCATATTCGCGATTAAACGTCACCATTAGGGCTTATACCTACTGGGCCTCATCGTCGCGAATTAGGGCGGTTATCCACTCTCCCCCTTCCACGCCATCAGTTCCTACTTCTACCCGAGCATACGTCATATATGATCACAATAACTCTCTGCAAGGGAAAAGCTACTTTTCAATTAGTTTCCGCTGGAATGCCCCATTGTATCCCAATGGGATTCTGAACGGATATAAGTTGAG GTGTTGGTATATTGAGAATGGTACTGAAATCGATTTGCACAGGGACGTAGAAATCCCTGCTAATGCGACTGAGTATGTGATCTTTGAACTAACAGAACCTCGTGTGTATTTTTTTGAG aTCCAAGCTTATACAAAAATGGGCACAGGAACTCTCTCTGCTCCAATTTCTGTAAACTCCAGCAGAGAAAATCCAATTCCAGTGATGCTCTTGGCATCCTCCGactcaatttatttaaaagacgCCGATAACGGCCGTTCAAGTGTCCTGATTAGCAACATAAACACTCCACTAAATCTCGCTTATTTGCTGCGcgaaaataaactattttggatCAATGAAATGCAGGAATTGCTGTTGTATCATCTGAATTCTTCCAACAAAACCAAGTTAGTGGATCTTAAAGGAAAGCCTAAAGGCTTAGCTTTGGATTGGCTAGAAAGGAGTTTGTATTATGTGGAGGGGATTAATGAGACTGCGGGGTCAGTTATTAGAAAGTTGAATCTCAACTATTTTCTATCAGAAAGAAAAGTGGGGGCGTTTAAAGAAGAGGAGATTTATGTAACTGAGAATgatgtcaaaaatattgaagtgtCTCCCTATTCCCGAAGAATTTACTGGCTGGAAAACATTGAGGATTCAAGGTTTAAAATGATGCAGAGAAACATGGATGAGGGTGATGTTTCTATATTTGAAGTTTCCCAATGTAACTGCGACTCTCCGGAATGcttcattaaaagtttcacCCTTGATCACACCATAATTTCCGATTACCAACCTGCTTTTATTCTATCTTTAAGCAGCGGAGATAAAGCAGCTTTTGATGGTGTTAATTGCGATCAAGTTTTAGAATCAAATTCCATATATTTTCCTTCACATTTGGATGAAGATTTCAAAATCAATGACATGAAAACATACGGAAAATATATACAGCCTTATCCCGAGACTGAGTGTCTAAGCCCTAAGCAAATGCCCTCCTATCATGCCACAATCACAAAGAAATCCTACGattatttaagtttgaaaatgtCTCCAGTGGAATTCCAGAAAAATTGCCCCAATACCTCTGTGCCCACTACCATATTTTCCTTGAAATATTATGAAGAATTGCGAGAAAGTGCAACGAAAAAGTTCCTAAATACCTTTGAAGAATCTTTGCAGCTAACCGATTTAAAGCCTTTCACCAGATACGTGATCGAAGCTGCTGTGAGTAACTATTTCTCCAAGAAGGAAGATGTTGTTTTTGGTGAAAAGTTAGTGGTTCGGACTTCTCCAGGAG CCCCATCAAAACCTCGTGATATATCCGCTTCGGTACTACATCCAACCTTAGCTCTAGTTAATTGGCTCCCACCAGAACAGCTAAACGGGGAAATTGTTCATTACGAAATTCATTGGCTCACCGAAGGTTCTTTAAGTGGAGTACGACAAAAAGGGGAACAACCAGTCAGTGACGTCAAAACCATTAACCACGACAGCCAAAAGCTGACCACATTGCTCCCCAAACTCAGCCCTAATCAAACCTACACTGTCTGGATTAGGGCCTATAGTGAAACCAATGAAACTTCCTCGGACAGCGACAGAGTGCAGATCACTACATACCCGGAACCGGCGGTGTTTGAGCTTGTGAACAAGACGTCGCAGACTTTGTATTTGAGCTGGGAAATCACTTCTCATATTCAAGAATACAAGGTGGAATACGCTCCTATTACTTCGACTAATAAATGGAAACCAGTGGCGGCAGGAGAAGATCGAGATAGTTTTGTTGCGATTGTAGCGGAAAATTTGAAGCCGAAGACCCAGTACAAGTTTCGGTTGTCGCTGCTTTACGAGCAGTATCTGGAATGGTACGTGTGGCCCTCGGATTCCAGATTTACGTTTGAAACTCTGG GTGACCGCCCGAGTCCCCCAAGTGCCCCAGGAATACAATTTTTCAGCGCCAACGTGTACAAAGTAGTATGGGAAGCCCCCCAGGACAATGGTGCTCCCATTGAGCTCTACTCTTTGGAATGTCTGGCGATCAGGTTCTATCGCAACAGACGAAGCGCAGAAAATAGAACGGCATGGTCGTATAGTGCCCCCTCAATTGAGGAGGAAACTTTTGAGTGGGTACAAGTTTACAACGGCACAG ATAATTCGTGGATTATAACGGACCTAAACAGCGAGCACAAGTACTCATTCCGGGTGTCCGCATTGAATTCCTATGGATGGAGCGAACCAAGCCAAGAAAGTACGGAGTTCGATATTAGCGAGGCAGAAAGATTATCTCAGAAAAACCCcatgaatttaatatttatcgcCACGTTATTGCCCATATCAATTTGCATCATCATTGTGATTTGCTTCGGTTATG TGAGCTATTCGCGGAGATGCCGAAAGCAAAAGAAAGTCGATGAGGTAATCACAATTCAAAGAGGCCCTGATGTTGAATTGGCAACACTACGGGAATTACCTCGTAGAGGAGTACACAGTACCAATATATTATACGTTTCCTCGGCCATAAATGGAGATGACATTACCATGTTGCCGCACATAAGGAGAGACCAAATaactttaactaaatttttaggCAGCGGAGCTTTCGGAGAG gtattCGAAGGGAAAGCTAAAGGACTCTCGGTTGGAGCGGTAGCTGTCAAAACGTTGAAGAAAGGAGCCTCTGAACAAGAGAAAACAGAGTTCCTTCAAGAGGCTCAATTGATGAGCCATTTCAAACACGAGCACATATTGCAGCTATTGGGCGTTTGCTTGGATAATGACCCGCAGTTTATTATAATGGAGCTTATGGAGGGTGGCGATTTGTTGACTTATTTGAGAGATTCTAGAGGAGGATTG aacaACAAACCAGCTCTCGCCCTCATTGATCTTTTGAAGATGTGTTTGGATGTCACCAGAGGTTGTCGTTATTTGGAAGAAATGCATTTTGTCCATCGCGATTTGGCATGCAGAAATTGCCTGGTCTCCTCAATAGAAGGCGAGAATCGAATAGTGAAAATCGGCGATTTCGGCTTAGCCAGAGACATATACAAGAACGATTACTATAGAAAGGAAGGTGAAGGTTTGTTGCCAGTGAGATGGATGGCGCCAGAGTCACTTCTAGACGGGGTATTTACTTGCCAATCTGACGTGTGGGCATTCGGAGTCCTTCTCTGGGAAATTATGACTCTAGGGCAACAGCCGTACCAAGCCAGAAGCAATTTGGAGGTTTTGCACTATGTTAGAGGCGGGGGACGGTTAGGAAAGCCCACTGACTGCCCAGACGACCT GTACTCCTTAATGTTGAAATGTTGGGCCTTTGAAGCGGACAAACGACCAACTTTTAAGCACTGTTTGGAAGTGCTGGACAGGGCGCATAGAGATCATTTACACCAAGCTACTACTGGTGCCCATTCGCAGTATGTGAGCACCGTGCCAGATC TGTTTGACGGAATCTCGAATGACGCGTATTTTCTCGATGAGAATCAAAACAGCTCAG GGACCTCTTGGAGGGCTGAGAATGAAGAGGATATGGACAGAGaagaaattccatttttaacTGCTGGAGGTGCTAAGGAAATCCCTAAATATTTGGAGCTTTTATACGAGCCGCAAAACGAGTCCGAATTAGAGAATGATGGCTATGAGGTGCCCAATGATATGATGAGGCAGAAAGAGTTGTCCATTTCAGAGTCGCAAGTAGATTGTGATAATGGTGGATCCTTGAATAAGCGCTCATACAGCAATGTGCAGCTATAA